The segment GTGCCCTGGGTGTACTGGAATACCGGGTCACCCTCGGCACTAATGAGGCCCTCAATCCGCTCGGGAAACACGTAGTTTTGAATCTGGTTGCGGAAGGCGTCGAGGCTCAGGCTGATGTGGTCGGTGGTATAGCTCACGCCGCCATCGAGCTGCAGGCTGGTTTCGGCCTTGAGGTTCGGGGTTCCGATTTCGTAGCGGATGGTACCCTCGTGCTTGCCGTTGGAGGCCAGCTCGGCAATGTTCGGGGCCCGGAACCCGCGCGACACGTTGGCCTTGAGCAGCAGCTTCTCACTCACGTTGTAAGACCCGCCCACGCTGCCCGATACGTTGCGGAAGGTGCTGGTGAAGCCCCCAAATTTCTGCTCGCCTTCCCCGCTGCCCACGGGCTGGCCGGTATCGGGGTCGAGGTAGAGGGCGTCGGCCGTAATGCGGCGCAGGTCGTAGCGCAGGCCGCCGCTGAGGTCCAGGTTGCCGAAGGTTTTCTTGGTGACGGCAAACACGCCGCCGTCGAGCAGGCGGTAGGCCGGAATCAGGAATTCGACGCCCTTGTTCACGTTTTCCTGGCGCATGCCGCTCAGGCCGATGGTGGTGCTCCAGCCGCTCATTTCGGGCAGGAAGTAGCGGGCGGCGTAGTCGAGGGTGCGAAGCTGGAAGTACAGGGAAGGGTCCTTGGGCAGCAGCACGTCGCCAAACTCCCGGCGCAGGTTCTGCTGCCAGCCCACGTTGAGCGTCAGCCGACTCTGGCCCAGGATAAAGTTGTTGTCGGTGCCGATGCGCAGGTGGTTGACTTGCTGCTGGGGCACGTCGAGGTCGTAGCCGCGCAGGTCCTGGTCGGTTACGGGCCGCTCATCGGCATACTGCCCGCCTACGTTTACCAGCTTCAGAAACTGGCCGGTTTCTTCGTCCCGCTCGCCTTCCACCAGGCCCAGCTGCTGGTTGAAGGAGTTGAAAGTGAGGTGGGAATAGCCCCAGCTTTTGTTGATGCCCACGTAGCCGTTGCCGTCCAGCTCCCGGAAGCCGGAGTTGTAAACGCGCCCGTCGTAGCGGTTGCGGTAGGCGCCGGCTATTTTGCCGCTGCCGCGCACCAGCCAGTTGAAGCCGTTGCGGTTGCCGGCATTCATCAGCGAATAGCCCTGCAGGTGATTATTGGTTTGGTAGTTGGCCGCCACCGAGCCCAGCACTTTGCCTTCCTCCACCGGGTCGGGGGCCAGGAAGTTGACCACCCCGGCCATACCGTCGGAACCGTAGAGCAGGCTGCCCGGGCCCTTGATAATCTCGGCCCGGTCGATGGCGTACTCGTCGATTTCGATGCCGTGCTCGTCGCCCCACTGCTGGCCCTCCTGCTTGGCCCCGTTGTTCAAGGTAATCACCCGATTCGAGCCCAGGCCCCGGATAACGGGCTTGCTGATGGCAGCTCCGGTCGTAATCTGGGCCAGGCCGGGCGTGTGGGCAATGGCATCAATGGCATTGGTGGAAGCGGCCTGATTGAGCTGGTTGCGGTCCACGACCGTGGTGGGCACCGGGGAGCGGCGCATTTCCGTGGACGCCGACACGCCCGTGACGACCACCTGCCCGATTTCGGTGGCGGCCGTGGCCAAGGCGGCTTCCAGCGGCTGCCCCGAGCCGGTATCCACCGTCTTGACGAAGGTGTTGTAGCCAATAAAGCGAACCTGCATCAGGAAGCGGCCCCGGGGCAGGTTGCTAAAGCGGAAAGAGCCGTCGGGGCCGCTGGTAGTGGCCTGGCGCAGGTCCGGAAAGACGATGGTGGCGCCGGGCAGCGGCTCTTGGGTGGCCGCGTCGAGTACCCGGCCGGTGGTGGGCGCGGTGGCCACGCGGGCGGCGCGGGGCGTAGCGGTTGGGGGAACAGGTTGCTCCGGGGTTTGGGCCAACACGGAGCCGGAAACAGCAAACAAAAGCAGGCCGGGGGCCCAGGAAGAAGGAAGCATAATGACTACAAAAACGCCGTAGCGCATGAACGGGAAATGAGGAGAGAAGATGCAGCCCGGAAACAGGAAAACACCGGCCAGCAGCCGATGTCTTCGTTAAGCTCTCCAAAACCAAACCAATTGGAGACGTGAGGCCCCGCCGAAACCGGGCCTGACTACTGGATTTTGCCCTAGCGGACGGCCGTCGGGAAGGAGACTTCCACGTCGGTGTCGCCGGGGGCAAACGTGCCGTTTTTCGCGCCGGGCTGGTGGCGCAGCGTAATTTTGAGGGTGCCCGTGGTGCCGGTGGCATTAGCCGAGCCGGCTACCACGCGGGTATCGAGGCCC is part of the Hymenobacter chitinivorans DSM 11115 genome and harbors:
- a CDS encoding TonB-dependent receptor; the encoded protein is MLPSSWAPGLLLFAVSGSVLAQTPEQPVPPTATPRAARVATAPTTGRVLDAATQEPLPGATIVFPDLRQATTSGPDGSFRFSNLPRGRFLMQVRFIGYNTFVKTVDTGSGQPLEAALATAATEIGQVVVTGVSASTEMRRSPVPTTVVDRNQLNQAASTNAIDAIAHTPGLAQITTGAAISKPVIRGLGSNRVITLNNGAKQEGQQWGDEHGIEIDEYAIDRAEIIKGPGSLLYGSDGMAGVVNFLAPDPVEEGKVLGSVAANYQTNNHLQGYSLMNAGNRNGFNWLVRGSGKIAGAYRNRYDGRVYNSGFRELDGNGYVGINKSWGYSHLTFNSFNQQLGLVEGERDEETGQFLKLVNVGGQYADERPVTDQDLRGYDLDVPQQQVNHLRIGTDNNFILGQSRLTLNVGWQQNLRREFGDVLLPKDPSLYFQLRTLDYAARYFLPEMSGWSTTIGLSGMRQENVNKGVEFLIPAYRLLDGGVFAVTKKTFGNLDLSGGLRYDLRRITADALYLDPDTGQPVGSGEGEQKFGGFTSTFRNVSGSVGGSYNVSEKLLLKANVSRGFRAPNIAELASNGKHEGTIRYEIGTPNLKAETSLQLDGGVSYTTDHISLSLDAFRNQIQNYVFPERIEGLISAEGDPVFQYTQGTARLAGGEASLDIHPHPFDWLHFENSFSMVRALQLNQPEGQQYLPFIPADRLQSAVRVNFRKVGSSRLNNLYARAGVEHTFAQNRFFSAFDTETRTPGYTLVNLGLGSDVVNARAKTLFSLYLTANNLFDVGYQSHLSRLKYAAYNVSNGRTGVYNMGRNVSLKLVVPLAFN